In Priestia megaterium NBRC 15308 = ATCC 14581, the following proteins share a genomic window:
- a CDS encoding DUF4188 domain-containing protein produces MIHSNRVMAKPGQELVVFVIGMRINKWTAVHKWFPVFKAMPPMIRELYTNKKLGFLSLQGSFNLRTITLIQYWESVDQLTSYAKGPQHLKAWNSFYKQASKTNAVGIYHETYVIPAGNYESVYVNMPLFGLAKALGSETITKHTQTAKKRLNVKKPL; encoded by the coding sequence ATGATTCATTCCAATCGTGTGATGGCTAAGCCCGGTCAGGAGTTGGTTGTCTTTGTTATAGGAATGCGCATTAATAAATGGACAGCCGTACACAAATGGTTCCCTGTATTTAAAGCAATGCCTCCTATGATTCGCGAATTGTATACAAACAAAAAACTTGGCTTTTTATCTTTGCAAGGATCTTTTAATTTAAGAACCATCACGCTGATTCAATATTGGGAGTCAGTTGATCAATTGACCTCCTATGCCAAAGGTCCTCAACACTTAAAAGCTTGGAATTCTTTTTATAAACAGGCTTCAAAAACGAATGCAGTGGGCATTTATCATGAAACGTACGTCATTCCTGCAGGAAATTATGAATCAGTATACGTGAATATGCCTTTGTTCGGTTTAGCTAAAGCGCTTGGATCTGAAACCATAACGAAACATACTCAAACTGCCAAAAAACGTTTGAATGTTAAAAAGCCGCTTTAA
- a CDS encoding MarR family winged helix-turn-helix transcriptional regulator, with protein sequence MKVEELNSYWTSIYYHLHYTHQEKITHQTIRLLQHIDKSSSVGIKEIADYLHVSHNTASEHVKRSIDKGYVYKNRDIHDERKVILHLTEAGKDLLKRNSSLDEEKVSAILREMTASEKQLIQQAFQLLSERAKHV encoded by the coding sequence ATGAAAGTAGAAGAGTTAAACAGTTATTGGACGTCTATTTATTATCATTTGCACTATACGCATCAAGAGAAAATTACACACCAAACAATACGTCTTTTACAGCATATAGATAAATCATCTTCGGTTGGAATAAAAGAAATTGCGGATTATTTACACGTTTCACATAATACGGCATCTGAACACGTAAAGAGAAGTATTGATAAGGGGTATGTATATAAAAATAGAGATATACATGATGAAAGAAAAGTAATTCTGCATTTAACAGAAGCAGGAAAAGACCTGTTAAAACGGAATTCAAGCTTGGATGAAGAAAAAGTATCAGCTATTTTACGCGAAATGACAGCATCTGAAAAACAGCTGATTCAACAGGCTTTTCAGTTATTGAGCGAGCGTGCAAAACATGTATAG
- a CDS encoding XdhC family protein — protein MHDILHAVNTSTVKSVLATIVHVEGSSYLKEGASMLFQENGENIGMLSAGCVEADIAERVKELFDTEHVLTVTYNLKEEGDVGWGQGAGCNGILYILLEPVTVRMKQNLLRVKRHLDNRNPVLHIKKLEKNFIQTTSFYVEKTGEIFGGNSDASFFATDDWNGRKSGIQLSNCSLLTYAHLHKPKPRLIIWGAGADAKYLVSLAANTGFSVTLCDWRPALCNKEHFPLAEEIHIGFPEEVDRQLSIQSDDFVVIMTHNFYRDQEILSLLKSNPVKYIGVLGSKKRTLRLLNTDISSRIHSPVGLSIGAVGPQEIAVSILAELIQNLRMYDEKKGQKCPD, from the coding sequence ATGCACGATATTTTACATGCTGTAAACACATCAACAGTAAAAAGTGTGTTGGCAACGATTGTTCATGTAGAAGGATCCTCATATTTAAAAGAAGGAGCGTCCATGCTGTTCCAAGAAAATGGGGAGAACATTGGGATGTTAAGCGCTGGTTGTGTAGAAGCAGATATTGCTGAGCGCGTAAAAGAGTTGTTCGACACTGAGCACGTATTAACCGTTACGTACAATTTAAAAGAAGAAGGTGATGTAGGATGGGGACAAGGAGCAGGCTGCAATGGAATTCTCTATATTCTCCTAGAACCTGTAACTGTGAGGATGAAGCAAAATCTTTTGCGGGTGAAACGTCATTTAGATAACCGAAATCCTGTTTTGCATATTAAAAAATTAGAAAAAAACTTTATTCAAACAACCTCTTTTTATGTAGAAAAGACGGGCGAAATATTTGGTGGAAATAGCGACGCATCATTTTTTGCAACAGATGATTGGAATGGGAGAAAGAGCGGTATTCAACTTTCAAATTGCTCCTTGCTCACATATGCTCATCTACATAAACCAAAGCCTCGTCTAATTATCTGGGGAGCAGGCGCCGATGCAAAATATTTAGTATCACTTGCTGCCAATACGGGGTTTTCTGTTACCTTATGCGACTGGAGACCGGCTTTATGTAATAAGGAACATTTTCCGCTAGCAGAGGAAATACATATTGGATTTCCAGAGGAAGTAGACAGACAGCTGTCCATACAAAGCGATGATTTTGTTGTGATCATGACGCATAATTTTTATCGCGATCAAGAAATTCTCTCGCTATTAAAATCAAACCCTGTGAAGTATATAGGAGTTTTAGGATCTAAAAAGCGAACACTTCGATTATTGAATACTGATATTTCATCACGCATTCATTCGCCGGTAGGACTTTCTATAGGAGCGGTAGGACCGCAGGAAATTGCCGTTAGTATTCTTGCTGAATTAATTCAAAACCTCCGAATGTATGATGAAAAAAAGGGGCAAAAATGTCCGGATTAA
- a CDS encoding YidH family protein produces the protein MTKKENESIYIQQHLANERTYLAWIRTSIATLGIGFVAGGLHFNSGKKLSEAADTLIIAVIIFSLAASAGLLLFSTYHYFSTRKKINSQTYQSSHALVIFVSMMMMMLIGALMFYFFNIA, from the coding sequence ATGACTAAAAAAGAAAATGAATCCATTTATATTCAGCAGCATTTAGCAAATGAACGAACGTATTTAGCGTGGATTCGAACGTCTATTGCCACACTCGGCATTGGCTTTGTTGCAGGCGGCTTACATTTCAATTCCGGAAAAAAATTAAGTGAAGCAGCCGATACTCTTATTATTGCTGTTATTATCTTTTCTTTAGCTGCAAGTGCAGGTTTGCTTCTCTTCTCAACCTATCATTATTTTTCAACCCGCAAAAAAATTAACAGCCAAACGTATCAATCTTCTCACGCTTTGGTTATTTTTGTTTCAATGATGATGATGATGCTGATCGGCGCTCTTATGTTTTACTTTTTTAACATAGCGTAA
- a CDS encoding DUF523 domain-containing protein codes for MILVSSCLAGQACRYNGSSALAKEIEALVENKEAVMMCPELLGGFHTPREPAEIIKGTGIDVINGNARVIERSGKDVTDIYIDGAYKALSIAKEIKATVIVLKENSPSCGSEHIYNGAFSNVKLAGEGVTTALLRKHGFIVMSESQFAAEMHGDPS; via the coding sequence GTGATTTTGGTTAGTTCCTGCTTAGCAGGTCAAGCTTGCAGATATAATGGAAGCAGTGCCTTAGCTAAGGAAATTGAAGCGCTCGTTGAAAATAAAGAGGCGGTGATGATGTGTCCAGAACTGTTAGGTGGATTTCACACGCCTAGAGAACCGGCAGAAATTATAAAAGGAACGGGAATAGACGTAATAAATGGAAATGCGCGAGTTATTGAACGATCGGGAAAAGACGTGACAGATATATACATAGACGGGGCCTATAAGGCACTAAGCATCGCAAAAGAAATAAAAGCTACTGTTATTGTACTAAAAGAAAACAGCCCTTCATGTGGAAGTGAACATATATATAACGGAGCATTTTCAAATGTTAAATTAGCCGGTGAAGGGGTAACGACTGCGTTGCTAAGAAAGCATGGTTTTATCGTCATGTCCGAATCTCAATTTGCAGCTGAAATGCATGGAGACCCATCATAA
- a CDS encoding DUF3147 family protein, translated as MYSIIKILMSALIIAGVTEMAKRFPTYGGIVAALPIVSLLSIIWLSVQGEKKEVVSQFTLGVLYGLPGTILLLAVVYICLKNSLHLFMSLSIGVMCWSLFLGLQKIVVKLITT; from the coding sequence ATGTATAGTATCATCAAAATTTTAATGTCTGCTCTTATTATTGCAGGGGTAACAGAAATGGCCAAAAGATTTCCGACATACGGTGGAATTGTGGCTGCCCTTCCAATTGTGAGCTTACTAAGTATTATATGGTTATCAGTGCAAGGAGAAAAAAAGGAAGTGGTCAGTCAGTTTACACTCGGCGTTCTTTATGGACTGCCAGGCACTATTTTACTACTTGCTGTCGTCTATATTTGCTTAAAAAACTCTCTTCATTTGTTTATGAGTTTATCAATAGGAGTTATGTGTTGGAGCCTGTTTTTAGGCCTTCAAAAGATAGTGGTTAAACTAATTACTACATAA
- the amaP gene encoding alkaline shock response membrane anchor protein AmaP, producing the protein MNNFNLFLIAIIGIAGLICSGMLALMVYRVPHLSNWLEKWRHQEWFYYTILSISAFLAVIFIIFLLTGIFSRPPKKNLAIVTGEGKITISKATIESTALRAIRSFQGIRSPEVQASIHSRKEKVSLYINCSLFGRDRLPTLGKEMQLETKRAVEALLELPVHSVRIDLTDTQTRKKERVV; encoded by the coding sequence TTGAATAATTTTAATCTGTTTTTAATCGCAATTATTGGAATTGCAGGACTGATTTGTTCCGGTATGTTAGCACTGATGGTTTATAGGGTTCCTCACCTTTCAAACTGGTTAGAAAAGTGGCGGCATCAGGAGTGGTTTTACTACACAATTTTATCAATAAGCGCATTTTTAGCAGTTATTTTTATTATTTTTCTTTTAACAGGCATATTTAGCAGACCGCCTAAAAAGAATTTAGCAATTGTAACTGGTGAAGGCAAAATAACAATTTCTAAAGCAACAATCGAATCTACAGCTTTACGAGCAATTAGAAGCTTTCAGGGAATACGCTCTCCTGAAGTCCAGGCATCTATTCATTCTCGCAAAGAAAAAGTTAGTCTGTATATCAACTGTTCGTTGTTTGGACGAGATCGACTACCAACACTAGGAAAAGAAATGCAGCTTGAAACAAAACGCGCCGTGGAGGCCTTACTCGAGCTTCCCGTTCACTCGGTCCGTATTGACTTAACAGATACACAAACACGAAAGAAAGAGCGTGTTGTGTGA
- a CDS encoding YihY/virulence factor BrkB family protein, translated as MIQTSKTVAARFFTERFFDQAAQTAYYFLLSFVPFIIFLFSLLSFFPIDTNNLLIFIEPFTPKSAYDVIERSIETVNNSGKKVLSFSLLATFWLASMAIQSLVRSLNDAYHIQRKQTFLRGLINDLILTFGFMVVVAISLFVPIIEEVIRHLVLTKVQVPDIWFQSWTTIRWGIGTLFLLGFFILFYKLMPSARVTWKDVLPGAVFSTLGWQVVSTGFGYYVQFGSYSQIYGQLGSIIILMVWFYLTAAILLIGGLINGNKFIKAHKTTYRDAKND; from the coding sequence ATGATTCAAACATCTAAGACCGTTGCCGCTCGTTTTTTTACGGAGCGTTTCTTTGATCAGGCTGCTCAAACAGCCTACTATTTTTTGTTATCTTTTGTACCGTTTATTATCTTTCTTTTTTCTCTGCTGAGTTTCTTTCCAATTGATACAAACAATTTGCTGATATTCATTGAACCATTTACTCCTAAAAGCGCCTATGACGTAATTGAACGGTCAATTGAAACAGTTAACAATAGCGGTAAAAAAGTTTTATCTTTTAGTTTATTGGCGACTTTTTGGCTCGCATCTATGGCTATACAATCTTTGGTTCGCTCGTTAAATGACGCGTATCATATTCAAAGAAAACAAACGTTTTTGCGCGGTTTAATCAATGATTTAATTTTAACTTTTGGTTTTATGGTTGTGGTAGCTATTTCATTATTTGTACCAATTATTGAAGAGGTCATTCGACATCTGGTCCTAACAAAAGTCCAAGTTCCTGACATATGGTTTCAAAGCTGGACGACAATTAGATGGGGAATTGGGACATTATTTTTATTAGGCTTTTTTATTCTTTTTTACAAACTGATGCCAAGCGCAAGAGTAACGTGGAAAGATGTACTTCCAGGAGCTGTTTTCTCCACGCTAGGATGGCAAGTTGTATCTACCGGATTTGGATACTATGTCCAGTTTGGAAGCTACTCGCAAATCTATGGTCAGCTTGGAAGTATTATTATTTTAATGGTCTGGTTTTATTTAACGGCCGCTATTTTATTAATTGGCGGTTTAATAAACGGTAATAAGTTCATCAAAGCTCACAAGACAACGTATAGAGACGCGAAAAATGACTAG
- a CDS encoding MFS transporter, which translates to MNKKVYILAIASFVVGTVELILGGILDLIADAFHVSLAKAGYLISIYSFVYALSAPILLNVTAKIERKKVYMWTLFIFLLSNVFSAYSSGYYMLLIGRILAAASGSFIIVLSTTMASRMVKPKYQGRAIGIVFMGISGSLVLGIPLGILIGNALGWRQVFVMIAILTAIIMITVWFTMERLAPAPIVPLKTQVKALRNKKMLAIHLATLFVLAGHLTLYAYFTPFLQETLGLNTMMVTIIYGIFGLAAVAGGGLGGAVSDKWNPSSSVITMIALFFVSMIAMPFGVHLPFVVFLLLMIIWSALSWAVSPAQSNLIIHSARDTSDILISTNAAISHVGIAIGSYVGGIVVNQYSVIYNGWVGSIFVLLGLFCSLYAVTRTESTADTLHSK; encoded by the coding sequence ATGAATAAAAAAGTTTACATACTTGCGATTGCTTCCTTTGTTGTTGGAACGGTCGAATTAATTCTAGGAGGCATCTTAGACTTAATTGCCGATGCATTTCATGTATCATTAGCAAAAGCAGGTTATTTAATCTCTATTTATTCGTTTGTTTATGCCTTGTCTGCGCCGATTTTACTAAATGTGACGGCTAAGATAGAGCGTAAAAAAGTTTATATGTGGACATTATTTATTTTCTTATTGAGCAATGTATTTTCAGCCTACAGTTCAGGCTATTATATGCTACTGATTGGACGTATCCTTGCTGCTGCGAGCGGTTCTTTTATCATTGTACTATCTACCACAATGGCTTCTAGAATGGTAAAACCTAAATACCAAGGCAGAGCAATTGGCATCGTATTTATGGGAATCAGCGGCTCACTTGTTTTAGGCATTCCTCTTGGTATTCTGATTGGAAATGCGCTTGGCTGGCGTCAAGTATTTGTTATGATTGCAATTTTGACTGCCATTATTATGATTACCGTTTGGTTTACAATGGAGCGTCTAGCTCCTGCTCCAATTGTACCGTTAAAAACTCAGGTAAAAGCTTTACGCAATAAAAAAATGCTCGCTATTCACCTAGCAACATTATTTGTACTTGCGGGCCATTTAACGCTTTATGCGTACTTCACACCATTTTTACAAGAAACACTAGGATTAAATACAATGATGGTGACCATTATTTATGGTATTTTCGGTCTTGCTGCCGTGGCAGGAGGAGGACTTGGAGGAGCTGTTTCTGATAAATGGAACCCTTCTTCATCTGTTATCACCATGATTGCTCTCTTTTTTGTTAGCATGATTGCTATGCCTTTTGGCGTTCATTTGCCATTCGTTGTGTTCTTGCTTCTTATGATCATTTGGAGTGCGCTCAGCTGGGCGGTCTCACCGGCTCAAAGCAATTTAATTATTCATAGTGCACGCGACACGTCGGACATTTTAATCAGCACCAATGCAGCGATTTCACACGTAGGAATTGCGATCGGCTCCTATGTTGGAGGAATTGTCGTTAATCAATACTCTGTTATTTATAACGGCTGGGTTGGATCTATTTTTGTTTTGCTTGGTCTTTTCTGCTCTCTTTATGCGGTAACGCGAACAGAAAGCACAGCAGATACGCTTCACAGTAAATAA
- a CDS encoding SAM-dependent methyltransferase codes for MSLAEKKLGIDRVVFIGRTFEEYRAMFNLNEKHLKGKKVLDCASGACSFTAHALQQGTEATSCDIAYKFTAEELEKKGSLDLIHTMNQMQHVQEQYVWKYFSSIDDLTEHRKRALKDCIAHMKKNPEAYQYGALPNLPFQKNEFDLTLCANFLFMYSDRLDYTFHLEALKELIRVTKEEVRLFPLTNLSGKISTYLPQLLEEIAPLVKGTEIADVPYEFQKGANQMLKIYV; via the coding sequence TTGAGTTTAGCAGAGAAAAAGTTAGGAATTGACCGAGTTGTTTTTATCGGCAGAACGTTTGAAGAGTATAGAGCTATGTTTAATTTGAATGAAAAGCATTTAAAAGGAAAAAAAGTGTTAGACTGTGCTAGCGGGGCCTGTTCTTTTACTGCTCATGCCTTGCAGCAAGGTACGGAGGCTACTAGCTGTGATATTGCCTATAAATTTACGGCAGAAGAGCTTGAAAAGAAAGGAAGCCTGGATTTAATTCATACGATGAATCAAATGCAGCACGTACAGGAACAGTATGTGTGGAAGTATTTTTCGTCTATTGATGATTTAACTGAACATCGAAAAAGAGCATTAAAAGATTGTATTGCTCATATGAAAAAGAATCCTGAAGCCTATCAGTACGGAGCACTTCCTAATTTGCCGTTTCAAAAGAACGAGTTTGATTTAACGCTTTGTGCAAACTTTTTATTTATGTACAGTGACCGTTTAGATTATACGTTTCATTTAGAGGCTTTAAAAGAACTGATACGCGTTACAAAAGAGGAAGTACGTTTATTTCCTTTAACGAATTTGAGCGGCAAGATTTCTACCTATTTGCCGCAGCTGTTAGAAGAGATTGCGCCTCTAGTAAAGGGAACAGAAATAGCAGACGTCCCGTATGAATTTCAAAAAGGTGCCAATCAAATGCTGAAAATATATGTATAA
- a CDS encoding Hsp20/alpha crystallin family protein encodes MDFDKLMQWMEFAKKYQTNDFWNGVFDQTAFNEFMKENMDMNAPDSYQAPQASKSTFPPVDIYVTPHEIIIIADLPGYLKENLHVSVSGSRLLLKGSTHPLITGQPVVQERPSGDFNRIIELPEPTDAHHLRAKFENGLLILSYHRQFFQEERIHIE; translated from the coding sequence ATGGACTTTGATAAACTTATGCAGTGGATGGAATTTGCTAAAAAATATCAAACAAATGACTTTTGGAACGGTGTTTTTGATCAAACTGCTTTTAACGAATTTATGAAAGAAAATATGGATATGAATGCTCCTGATTCATATCAGGCACCTCAGGCTTCTAAAAGTACTTTTCCACCTGTTGACATTTACGTTACCCCACATGAAATCATTATTATCGCTGACTTGCCCGGCTATCTAAAAGAAAATTTGCACGTGTCTGTTTCAGGCAGCCGGCTTTTGTTAAAAGGCTCAACGCACCCTCTCATCACAGGACAGCCGGTTGTACAAGAACGACCTTCTGGAGACTTTAACCGAATTATTGAATTGCCAGAGCCTACGGATGCGCATCATCTGCGTGCGAAATTTGAAAATGGACTGCTTATTCTTTCTTATCACAGGCAGTTTTTCCAAGAAGAACGTATTCACATTGAATAA
- a CDS encoding TrmB family transcriptional regulator — MLQKFGFSQYESQVYEALLANDGPLDASSIVTYSHVPKAKIYEVLNRLIDKGIVVNTLSGKKKLYSAVALQTVIQKLTADFENDINELKTYKIKKTFTDDHVWSLKDKSSISAHIEQLIHEAESSIILSAWNDELEHYRSLLEEKEKQGVNVEVLTIGNLQTALKHLHTLNPIDDHKNLEPSQLIIVDDAYLLFAGIEHETWKAIKTMSQPLVKVFADFFYHDVALTHITKKYQEQLLQDSEIMELLTRLRY; from the coding sequence ATGCTGCAAAAATTTGGTTTTTCTCAGTATGAAAGTCAAGTATATGAAGCGCTGCTTGCGAATGATGGTCCGCTGGATGCTAGTTCGATTGTTACGTATTCGCATGTTCCAAAAGCAAAAATTTATGAAGTGCTTAATCGTTTAATTGATAAAGGTATTGTAGTAAATACATTGTCCGGGAAAAAGAAACTTTACTCAGCGGTAGCCCTTCAAACCGTCATTCAAAAACTTACTGCTGATTTTGAAAATGACATTAATGAATTAAAAACATATAAAATTAAAAAAACGTTTACAGATGACCATGTTTGGAGTTTAAAAGATAAATCCTCTATTTCTGCCCATATTGAACAATTGATTCATGAAGCGGAATCTTCTATTATTTTATCCGCCTGGAATGATGAGTTAGAACATTACCGCTCATTGCTAGAAGAAAAAGAGAAACAAGGCGTAAACGTCGAGGTCTTAACCATAGGAAACTTGCAGACTGCCCTCAAACATTTACATACATTAAATCCAATAGATGATCATAAAAACCTTGAGCCGTCGCAGTTGATTATTGTTGACGATGCTTACCTTTTATTTGCCGGCATTGAACATGAGACATGGAAAGCAATAAAAACCATGTCGCAGCCGCTTGTAAAAGTTTTTGCTGATTTCTTTTATCATGACGTTGCACTTACCCATATTACAAAGAAATATCAAGAGCAGCTTCTTCAAGATTCTGAGATCATGGAGCTGCTTACTCGACTGCGATATTAA
- a CDS encoding DUF2273 domain-containing protein: MSTPDKLIPYRGRVLGILAGLVLAILLLTIGFGPTLLIVAFMGIGYVIGKWRDGHLDINAWVGFFTKGR; this comes from the coding sequence ATGAGTACTCCTGATAAATTGATTCCGTACCGTGGCCGAGTACTTGGTATTCTGGCAGGTTTAGTGTTGGCAATTTTGTTATTAACAATTGGTTTTGGTCCCACGCTGCTAATTGTAGCTTTTATGGGAATTGGTTATGTAATCGGGAAGTGGCGAGACGGTCATTTAGACATAAATGCTTGGGTAGGATTCTTTACTAAAGGAAGATAG
- a CDS encoding PadR family transcriptional regulator — translation MKENQTTYAILGLLTTECRTGYEIKQLIDRSLNHFWKISYGQIYPTLQKLVNNELATVNSVAQTDKPDKKEYVITTKGKEVLQDWLREPIKQLPSERNEILLKLFFSSQQEKQLTISQLKNAQQKLTERYHMYCGIEDSISNSPSPDRTYWLITLDYGKRTTCASIEWCKDTINKLYDEEAHNL, via the coding sequence ATGAAGGAGAATCAAACAACATATGCAATTTTAGGACTTCTTACCACGGAATGCAGAACTGGTTATGAAATTAAGCAGTTAATAGATCGAAGTTTAAATCATTTTTGGAAAATCAGTTATGGCCAAATTTATCCCACTTTACAAAAGCTTGTGAATAATGAACTAGCAACGGTCAATTCCGTTGCTCAAACTGATAAACCAGATAAAAAAGAGTATGTAATAACAACTAAAGGAAAAGAAGTTCTGCAAGATTGGCTGCGTGAACCTATTAAGCAGCTCCCTTCCGAAAGAAATGAAATTTTGTTAAAACTCTTTTTTAGTAGTCAGCAAGAAAAGCAACTCACAATTTCCCAGTTAAAAAACGCTCAGCAGAAACTAACTGAACGTTATCACATGTATTGCGGAATCGAAGACAGCATTTCTAACAGCCCTTCTCCCGACAGAACGTATTGGCTTATTACCCTAGACTACGGTAAACGAACAACGTGTGCTTCGATAGAATGGTGCAAAGATACGATTAATAAATTATATGATGAGGAGGCGCATAATTTATGA
- a CDS encoding Asp23/Gls24 family envelope stress response protein codes for MAVNETNTPVKSQENTHQNTLTFEDQVIKKIAGIAANEIKGILSMSGGFMSGLTDRFRGTEDITKGINAEVGEKQVALDLKVIVEYEKNVPAIFSEIVNNVKKSVHEMTGLEVVEVNMHVEDVMTRSEFEAKTDRDKEQESKRDLE; via the coding sequence ATGGCAGTTAATGAAACAAATACACCAGTAAAATCACAGGAAAATACACATCAAAATACGTTAACATTTGAAGATCAAGTCATTAAAAAAATTGCTGGAATTGCAGCTAATGAAATTAAAGGAATTTTATCAATGAGCGGCGGATTTATGAGCGGGTTAACAGATCGCTTCCGCGGCACTGAAGATATCACAAAAGGGATTAACGCTGAAGTAGGAGAAAAGCAAGTTGCCCTTGATTTAAAAGTAATTGTCGAATACGAAAAAAATGTTCCAGCTATTTTCTCTGAAATCGTTAATAACGTAAAAAAATCAGTTCACGAGATGACGGGCTTAGAAGTAGTAGAAGTAAATATGCATGTAGAGGACGTAATGACTCGCTCTGAATTTGAAGCGAAAACGGATCGAGACAAAGAGCAGGAGTCAAAGCGTGATCTTGAATAA
- the pssA gene encoding CDP-diacylglycerol--serine O-phosphatidyltransferase, which produces MILRLLKWVPNLFTIGNLLSGVFSIAFNMNSYERLAALFIFLAAFFDLFDGKIARKLKVNSAFGVELDSLADIISFGVAPAMLFHTLSPHSWLTVLGFMIYPSMGALRLAKFSANPTIGYFIGLPIPFPALIIALLGMFYYVNPYLMIILAILMVSPIRVMKI; this is translated from the coding sequence TTGATTCTTCGACTGTTAAAATGGGTTCCGAATCTCTTTACGATTGGAAATTTGCTAAGCGGCGTATTTTCCATAGCTTTTAATATGAATAGCTACGAACGCTTAGCTGCTCTTTTTATTTTTCTAGCCGCTTTTTTCGATTTATTTGACGGCAAAATTGCGAGAAAGCTGAAAGTTAACAGTGCGTTTGGTGTAGAGCTAGATTCTTTGGCTGATATTATAAGCTTTGGCGTAGCGCCTGCAATGCTATTTCATACTCTTTCTCCCCACTCTTGGCTAACCGTACTCGGTTTTATGATTTATCCAAGCATGGGCGCATTAAGATTAGCTAAATTTAGTGCAAATCCAACCATAGGTTATTTTATAGGGCTTCCTATTCCTTTTCCCGCTCTAATTATCGCACTGCTTGGCATGTTTTATTACGTAAACCCTTACCTTATGATTATTTTAGCTATTTTGATGGTTAGCCCTATTCGAGTGATGAAAATTTAG